The proteins below are encoded in one region of Juglans microcarpa x Juglans regia isolate MS1-56 chromosome 4D, Jm3101_v1.0, whole genome shotgun sequence:
- the LOC121259750 gene encoding endoribonuclease Dicer homolog 2 isoform X3, protein MESVTVLGGGSQHPSVDPLSFARSYQLEALEISIKQNTIVFLETGSGKTLIAIMLLRSYAYLLRKPSPFIAVFLVPQVVLVSQQGEAVKMHTDLNVGMYCGEMGVDFWGAAIWKKHIEKHEVLVMTPAILLTGLRHSFFKLSMIKVLIIDECHHAKGKHPYACIMTEFYHRQLRSEISKLPRIFGMTASPIKTKSTGVSEFSFWEKIKELETLMNSKVYTCASESVLAQFIPFSTPKFKVYRHKEIPCSLYAHLTIELQSLKEKHELSLKKSDLVESTTDSMSKNISKVFSALIFCLDELGVWLALKAAQSFSCFDSDLCTEADSIPWGKLDVFGETIVKHFSLDAFHAFSTYIPSGPDWSIGNDVKANMDAGLLTSKVVCLIESLHEYRYLKDIRCIVFVERIVTAIVLHSLLEELLPKYCSWKSKYIAGNNSRLQSQTRKKQNEIVQEFRKGMVNVIVATSILEEGLDVQSCNLVIRFDPSATVCSFIQSRGRARMKHSDYILMVKSEDCATQSRLEKYLASGDIMRNASLRHASLPCSPLQTDLNDEKFYCVESTGATVTLSSSVSLIFFYCSRLPSDCYFKPAPRWDQKTCTLYLPKSCPLQNVVLQGNINAKILKQTACLEACKQLHEIGALTDNLVPDIVVEEADAQESGNEPYIDEQPCYFSPELVGRWPKDSDIMKYHCYLIELKQSFVYDIPVRDIVLVMKNELGSEVGSMHFDLDTDRGSLTVNFKYVLLCRRFQITLLRVLIDHNLNKLKECLDGEFLGDETDYLLLPATGKHQRPLIIDWLCVTSVLFSCENFCEYHLNCYLPKGCARSVQTKDGPVCICLLKNSLVCTPHNGKLYCITGILGLNANSCLTLQDGRIMTYKKYFEEWHGIKLRFDHESLVNGIHIFKVQNYLQRCREQKEKGSSKWSVELPPELCSIVMSPIPVSIFYSFSFVPSILHRLESLLIAVNLKRMLLDHCMQNDVIPVSKVLEAITTKNCQEIFHLESLETLGDSFLKYAVSQQLFKTYKNQHEGVLSVKKEKLISNAALCKFGCDRKLPGFIRNKSFDPKKWIIPGDRSASYALSEELLFNTRKIYIKETRKVKSKHVADVVEALIGALVSTGGETAAIFFMDWLGIKMDFHITPYERHFQVHAEKLLNVRQLENLVNYSFHDHSLLVEALTHGSYMLPEIPRCYQRLEFLGDSVLDYIITKHFYYKYPGLSPALLTDMRSASVNNDCYARSAVKCGLHKHILHASQELHKHIVETVYNFEKLSSESTFGWESDTTFPKVLGDVIESLAGAILVDSRYDMEVVFRSIRPLLEPLVTPETVKPNPSRELNELCQKEHYIMNKPIKSRNNGLTSITIEVEAKGHLLKGTAIDRDKKIAKKVACKKVLESMKRFGFTW, encoded by the exons ATGGAATCTGTTACTGTCTTAGGAGGTGGATCCCAGCATCCATCTGTTGATCCTCTCTCATTTGCAAGAAG TTATCAGCTTGAAGCGCTGGAGATATCAATCAAGCAGAACACTATAGTGTTCTTGGAGACTGGCTCCGGCAAGACTCTTATTGCCATCATGCTTCTACGCAGCTATGCCTATCTTCTCCGCAAGCCTTCACCTTTCATTGCTGTCTTCTTAGTTCCCCAAGTTGTATTGGTCTCTCAA CAAGGTGAGGCCGTGAAAATGCACACTGACCTGAATGTGGGCATGTATTGTGGAGAAATGGGAGTTGACTTTTGGGGGGCTGCTATATGGAAGAAACACATAGAAAAACATGAG gTGCTTGTAATGACACCTGCAATTTTGCTTACTGGCTTGAGACATAGCTTTTTcaaattaagcatgattaaggtTTTAATAATTGATGAATGTCACCATGCTAAGGGTAAGCACCCTTATGCTTGTATTATGACG GAGTTCTATCACCGTCAGCTAAGGTCTGAAATATCCAAACTTCCTAGAATATTTGGAATGACTGCTTCTcccataaaaacaaaaagtac TGGAGTGTCAGAATTCTCTTTTTGGGAAAAGATTAAGGAACTTGAGACCCTGATGAATTCAAAG GTTTATACCTGTGCTAGTGAATCTGTGCTTGCTCAGTTTATACCGTTTTCAACTCCGAAGTTTAAGGTTTATAGGCACAAGGAAATCCCTTGTAGCTTATATGCACATTTAACTATTGAATTGCAGAGTTTGAAAGAAAAG CACGAACTCTCTCTGAAGAAGTCTGATCTTGTAGAATCTACTACAGATTCTATGAGCAAAAATATATCAAAGGTTTTTTCAGCTTTGATATTCTGTTTGGATGAGCTTGGTGTTTGGCTGGCTCTAAAG GCTGCACAGTCCTTTTCATGCTTTGATTCTGACTTGTGCACTGAAGCTGACTCAATTCCATGGGGTAAACTGGATGTGTTTGGTGAGACAATTGTTAAACATTTCAGTTTGGACGCTTTCCATGCATTTTCAACTTACATTCCATCAG GTCCAGACTGGTCTATCGGTAATGATGTTAAAGCTAATATGGACGCAGGGCTTCTAACTTCAAAAGTTGTCTGTCTCATTGAATCGCTTCATGAATACAG ATATCTAAAAGATATCAGATGTATAGTCTTTGTGGAAAGGATCGTTACAGCCATTGTATTACATTCTCTTTTGGAGGAGTTGCTTCCAAAATACTGCAGCTGGAAGTCTAAATACATTGCAGGGAACAACTCTCGGTTGCAATCACAGacaaggaaaaaacaaaatgaaattgtgCAAGAATTTCGTAAAGGCATG GTGAACGTCATTGTTGCAACATCAATTCTTGAAGAGGGTTTAGATGTTCAAAGCTGCAACTTGGTTATTAGATTTGACCCTTCGGCCACTGTTTGTAGTTTCATACAGTCCAGGGGCCGTGCTAGAATGAAACATTCAGATTacattttaatggttaagag CGAGGATTGTGCTACTCAATCTCGACTGGAGAAATATCTTGCTAGTGGAGATATCATGAGAAATGCATCACTACGCCATGCTTCGCTTCCTTGCTCACCTCTTCAAACTGATTTAAatgatgagaaattttattgtgttgaaAGCACTGGAGCGACTGTGACTCTTTCTTCTAGTGTCAGTTTGATATTCTTCTATTGTTCACGGCTCCCTTCTGATTG CTATTTTAAACCAGCTCCCAGGTGGGATCAGAAGACTTGCACTTTATATCTTCCCAAGAGTTGTCCTTTACAAAACGTTGTTTTACAAGGAAACATCAATGCTAAAATTCTGAAGCAAACTGCCTGCCTTGAAGCATGCAAGCAACTTCACGAGATTGGTGCTTTGACTGATAATCTTGTTCCAGATATTGTTGTTGAAGAAGCTGATGCTCAAGAAAGtg GGAATGAACCTTATATTGATGAGCAACCCTGTTACTTCTCACCTGAACTGGTCGGTCGCTGGCCAAAGGATTCTGATATAATGAAGTATCATTGCTACTTGATTGAGTTGAAGCAGAGCTTTGTGTATGACATTCCAGTTCGTGATATTGTCCTTGTCATGAAAAATGAGCTAGGATCTGAGGTTGGAAGCATGCATTTTGACTTGGACACTGACAGGGGTAGTTTGACAGTGAACTTTAAATAT GTCCTTTTGTGTAGAAGGTTTCAGATAACTCTTTTAAGAGTTCTTATAGATCACAATTTGAACAAGTTAAAAGAATGTTTGGATGGAGAGTTTTTGGGAGATGAGACTGATTATCTTTTGCTCCCAGCCACTGGCAAACATCAGAGACCTCTGATCATTGATTGGCTATGTGTTACTTCTGTGCTCTTTTCATGTGAAAATTTTTGTGAATATCACTTAAATTGTTATTTGCCCAAGGGTTGTGCTCGTAGTGTGCAAACCAAAGATGGTCCTGTATGCATTTGCCTGCTTAAGAATTCTTTGGTCTGCACCCCACACAATGGTAAATTGTATTGCATAACTGGGATTTTGGGATTGAATGCAAACTCATGTCTGACGCTTCAGGATGGCAGAATCATGACCTACAAAAAGTACTTTGAAGAATG GCATGGCATCAAGCTGCGTTTTGATCATGAATCATTGGTTAATGGGATACACATTTTTAAGGTGCAAAATTACCTTCAAAGATGCAGAGAGCAGAAAGAGAAAG GATCGAGTAAGTGGTCGGTTGAATTGCCTCCGGAACTTTGTTCTATAGTTATGTCGCCGATACCTGTCTCTATATTTTATTCGTTCTCATTTGTTCCTTCAATCTTGCACCGGCTTGAGTCTTTGCTTATAGCTGTCAACTTAAAAAGGATGCTTTTGGATCATTGCATGCAAAATGATGTCATTCCAGTCTCCAAG GTGCTGGAAGCAATTACTACAAAGAATTGCCAAGAGATATTCCACTTGGAGTCCTTAGAAACACTTGGAGATTCTTTTCTCAAATATGCTGTCAGTCAACAGCTTTTCAAGACCTATAAAAATCAGCACGAGGGTGTCCTCAGtgtcaagaaagaaaaattaatttcgAATGCAGCTCTTTGCAAGTTTGGATGTGACCGCAAACTTCca GGGTTTATTCGTAACAAGTCCTTCGATCCAAAAAAGTGGATCATTCCTGGTGATAGATCTGCGAGTTATGCATTAAGTGAGGAGTTGCTTtttaatacaagaaaaatctatattaaGGAAACTAGGAAGGTGAAGAGTAAACATGTCGCTGATGTTGTTGAGGCACTAATTGGTGCATTAGTTAGCACAGGTGGTGAAACGGCAGCCATATTTTTTATGGATTGGTTGGGTATAAAGATGGATTTTCACATTACACCATACGAGAGGCACTTCCAAGTTCACGCTGAGAAGCTTCTAAATGTTAGACAGTTGGAGAACCTAGTGAACTACTCATTTCATGATCACTCTTTGTTAGTGGAAGCATTGACCCATGGTTCTTACATGCTTCCTGAGATTCCAAGATGTTATCAG CGACTTGAATTTCTTGGGGACTCCGTGTTGGATTATATCATAACCAAGCATTTCTACTATAAATATCCTGGGCTGTCGCCAGCACTACTAACTGATATGAGATCTGCTTCTGTGAATAATGATTGTTATGCACGATCTGCAGTTAAGTGTGGGCTACATAAACACATCCTCCATGCCTCACAAGAACTCCACAAGCATATAGTTGAAACTGTTTACAACTTCGAGAAGTTATCTTCAGAATCAACTTTTGGATGGGAGTCAGACACAACTTTCCCTAAG GTACTTGGTGATGTTATAGAGTCTCTTGCAGGAGCCATTCTTGTTGATTCAAGATACGATATGGAGGTGGTCTTTCGCAGTATAAGGCCACTTTTGGAGCCTCTGGTTACACCTGAAACAGTGAAGCCCAATCCTTCAAGGGAGTTGAATGAGTTATGCCAAAAAGAGCATTACATTATGAATAAACCCATCAAGTCCCGCAACAATGGTCTTACTTCAATTACAATAGAGGTCGAAGCTAAAGGACACCTACTCAAGGGTACTGCTATAGACAGAGATAAAAAGATTGCAAAAAAAGTAGCTTGTAAAAAAGTTTTGGAGTCCATGAAAAGATTCGGTTTTACATGGTAA
- the LOC121259750 gene encoding endoribonuclease Dicer homolog 2 isoform X4: MLDFDSQKPFIKVLVMTPAILLTGLRHSFFKLSMIKVLIIDECHHAKGKHPYACIMTEFYHRQLRSEISKLPRIFGMTASPIKTKSTGVSEFSFWEKIKELETLMNSKVYTCASESVLAQFIPFSTPKFKVYRHKEIPCSLYAHLTIELQSLKEKHELSLKKSDLVESTTDSMSKNISKVFSALIFCLDELGVWLALKAAQSFSCFDSDLCTEADSIPWGKLDVFGETIVKHFSLDAFHAFSTYIPSGPDWSIGNDVKANMDAGLLTSKVVCLIESLHEYRYLKDIRCIVFVERIVTAIVLHSLLEELLPKYCSWKSKYIAGNNSRLQSQTRKKQNEIVQEFRKGMVNVIVATSILEEGLDVQSCNLVIRFDPSATVCSFIQSRGRARMKHSDYILMVKSEDCATQSRLEKYLASGDIMRNASLRHASLPCSPLQTDLNDEKFYCVESTGATVTLSSSVSLIFFYCSRLPSDCYFKPAPRWDQKTCTLYLPKSCPLQNVVLQGNINAKILKQTACLEACKQLHEIGALTDNLVPDIVVEEADAQESGNEPYIDEQPCYFSPELVGRWPKDSDIMKYHCYLIELKQSFVYDIPVRDIVLVMKNELGSEVGSMHFDLDTDRGSLTVNFKYVGVINLRPDQVLLCRRFQITLLRVLIDHNLNKLKECLDGEFLGDETDYLLLPATGKHQRPLIIDWLCVTSVLFSCENFCEYHLNCYLPKGCARSVQTKDGPVCICLLKNSLVCTPHNGKLYCITGILGLNANSCLTLQDGRIMTYKKYFEEWHGIKLRFDHESLVNGIHIFKVQNYLQRCREQKEKGSSKWSVELPPELCSIVMSPIPVSIFYSFSFVPSILHRLESLLIAVNLKRMLLDHCMQNDVIPVSKVLEAITTKNCQEIFHLESLETLGDSFLKYAVSQQLFKTYKNQHEGVLSVKKEKLISNAALCKFGCDRKLPGFIRNKSFDPKKWIIPGDRSASYALSEELLFNTRKIYIKETRKVKSKHVADVVEALIGALVSTGGETAAIFFMDWLGIKMDFHITPYERHFQVHAEKLLNVRQLENLVNYSFHDHSLLVEALTHGSYMLPEIPRCYQRLEFLGDSVLDYIITKHFYYKYPGLSPALLTDMRSASVNNDCYARSAVKCGLHKHILHASQELHKHIVETVYNFEKLSSESTFGWESDTTFPKVLGDVIESLAGAILVDSRYDMEVVFRSIRPLLEPLVTPETVKPNPSRELNELCQKEHYIMNKPIKSRNNGLTSITIEVEAKGHLLKGTAIDRDKKIAKKVACKKVLESMKRFGFTW; the protein is encoded by the exons ATGCTGGACTTTGACAGCCAGAAGCCATTCATAAAG gTGCTTGTAATGACACCTGCAATTTTGCTTACTGGCTTGAGACATAGCTTTTTcaaattaagcatgattaaggtTTTAATAATTGATGAATGTCACCATGCTAAGGGTAAGCACCCTTATGCTTGTATTATGACG GAGTTCTATCACCGTCAGCTAAGGTCTGAAATATCCAAACTTCCTAGAATATTTGGAATGACTGCTTCTcccataaaaacaaaaagtac TGGAGTGTCAGAATTCTCTTTTTGGGAAAAGATTAAGGAACTTGAGACCCTGATGAATTCAAAG GTTTATACCTGTGCTAGTGAATCTGTGCTTGCTCAGTTTATACCGTTTTCAACTCCGAAGTTTAAGGTTTATAGGCACAAGGAAATCCCTTGTAGCTTATATGCACATTTAACTATTGAATTGCAGAGTTTGAAAGAAAAG CACGAACTCTCTCTGAAGAAGTCTGATCTTGTAGAATCTACTACAGATTCTATGAGCAAAAATATATCAAAGGTTTTTTCAGCTTTGATATTCTGTTTGGATGAGCTTGGTGTTTGGCTGGCTCTAAAG GCTGCACAGTCCTTTTCATGCTTTGATTCTGACTTGTGCACTGAAGCTGACTCAATTCCATGGGGTAAACTGGATGTGTTTGGTGAGACAATTGTTAAACATTTCAGTTTGGACGCTTTCCATGCATTTTCAACTTACATTCCATCAG GTCCAGACTGGTCTATCGGTAATGATGTTAAAGCTAATATGGACGCAGGGCTTCTAACTTCAAAAGTTGTCTGTCTCATTGAATCGCTTCATGAATACAG ATATCTAAAAGATATCAGATGTATAGTCTTTGTGGAAAGGATCGTTACAGCCATTGTATTACATTCTCTTTTGGAGGAGTTGCTTCCAAAATACTGCAGCTGGAAGTCTAAATACATTGCAGGGAACAACTCTCGGTTGCAATCACAGacaaggaaaaaacaaaatgaaattgtgCAAGAATTTCGTAAAGGCATG GTGAACGTCATTGTTGCAACATCAATTCTTGAAGAGGGTTTAGATGTTCAAAGCTGCAACTTGGTTATTAGATTTGACCCTTCGGCCACTGTTTGTAGTTTCATACAGTCCAGGGGCCGTGCTAGAATGAAACATTCAGATTacattttaatggttaagag CGAGGATTGTGCTACTCAATCTCGACTGGAGAAATATCTTGCTAGTGGAGATATCATGAGAAATGCATCACTACGCCATGCTTCGCTTCCTTGCTCACCTCTTCAAACTGATTTAAatgatgagaaattttattgtgttgaaAGCACTGGAGCGACTGTGACTCTTTCTTCTAGTGTCAGTTTGATATTCTTCTATTGTTCACGGCTCCCTTCTGATTG CTATTTTAAACCAGCTCCCAGGTGGGATCAGAAGACTTGCACTTTATATCTTCCCAAGAGTTGTCCTTTACAAAACGTTGTTTTACAAGGAAACATCAATGCTAAAATTCTGAAGCAAACTGCCTGCCTTGAAGCATGCAAGCAACTTCACGAGATTGGTGCTTTGACTGATAATCTTGTTCCAGATATTGTTGTTGAAGAAGCTGATGCTCAAGAAAGtg GGAATGAACCTTATATTGATGAGCAACCCTGTTACTTCTCACCTGAACTGGTCGGTCGCTGGCCAAAGGATTCTGATATAATGAAGTATCATTGCTACTTGATTGAGTTGAAGCAGAGCTTTGTGTATGACATTCCAGTTCGTGATATTGTCCTTGTCATGAAAAATGAGCTAGGATCTGAGGTTGGAAGCATGCATTTTGACTTGGACACTGACAGGGGTAGTTTGACAGTGAACTTTAAATATGTAGGAGTTATCAATCTTAGACCAGATCAA GTCCTTTTGTGTAGAAGGTTTCAGATAACTCTTTTAAGAGTTCTTATAGATCACAATTTGAACAAGTTAAAAGAATGTTTGGATGGAGAGTTTTTGGGAGATGAGACTGATTATCTTTTGCTCCCAGCCACTGGCAAACATCAGAGACCTCTGATCATTGATTGGCTATGTGTTACTTCTGTGCTCTTTTCATGTGAAAATTTTTGTGAATATCACTTAAATTGTTATTTGCCCAAGGGTTGTGCTCGTAGTGTGCAAACCAAAGATGGTCCTGTATGCATTTGCCTGCTTAAGAATTCTTTGGTCTGCACCCCACACAATGGTAAATTGTATTGCATAACTGGGATTTTGGGATTGAATGCAAACTCATGTCTGACGCTTCAGGATGGCAGAATCATGACCTACAAAAAGTACTTTGAAGAATG GCATGGCATCAAGCTGCGTTTTGATCATGAATCATTGGTTAATGGGATACACATTTTTAAGGTGCAAAATTACCTTCAAAGATGCAGAGAGCAGAAAGAGAAAG GATCGAGTAAGTGGTCGGTTGAATTGCCTCCGGAACTTTGTTCTATAGTTATGTCGCCGATACCTGTCTCTATATTTTATTCGTTCTCATTTGTTCCTTCAATCTTGCACCGGCTTGAGTCTTTGCTTATAGCTGTCAACTTAAAAAGGATGCTTTTGGATCATTGCATGCAAAATGATGTCATTCCAGTCTCCAAG GTGCTGGAAGCAATTACTACAAAGAATTGCCAAGAGATATTCCACTTGGAGTCCTTAGAAACACTTGGAGATTCTTTTCTCAAATATGCTGTCAGTCAACAGCTTTTCAAGACCTATAAAAATCAGCACGAGGGTGTCCTCAGtgtcaagaaagaaaaattaatttcgAATGCAGCTCTTTGCAAGTTTGGATGTGACCGCAAACTTCca GGGTTTATTCGTAACAAGTCCTTCGATCCAAAAAAGTGGATCATTCCTGGTGATAGATCTGCGAGTTATGCATTAAGTGAGGAGTTGCTTtttaatacaagaaaaatctatattaaGGAAACTAGGAAGGTGAAGAGTAAACATGTCGCTGATGTTGTTGAGGCACTAATTGGTGCATTAGTTAGCACAGGTGGTGAAACGGCAGCCATATTTTTTATGGATTGGTTGGGTATAAAGATGGATTTTCACATTACACCATACGAGAGGCACTTCCAAGTTCACGCTGAGAAGCTTCTAAATGTTAGACAGTTGGAGAACCTAGTGAACTACTCATTTCATGATCACTCTTTGTTAGTGGAAGCATTGACCCATGGTTCTTACATGCTTCCTGAGATTCCAAGATGTTATCAG CGACTTGAATTTCTTGGGGACTCCGTGTTGGATTATATCATAACCAAGCATTTCTACTATAAATATCCTGGGCTGTCGCCAGCACTACTAACTGATATGAGATCTGCTTCTGTGAATAATGATTGTTATGCACGATCTGCAGTTAAGTGTGGGCTACATAAACACATCCTCCATGCCTCACAAGAACTCCACAAGCATATAGTTGAAACTGTTTACAACTTCGAGAAGTTATCTTCAGAATCAACTTTTGGATGGGAGTCAGACACAACTTTCCCTAAG GTACTTGGTGATGTTATAGAGTCTCTTGCAGGAGCCATTCTTGTTGATTCAAGATACGATATGGAGGTGGTCTTTCGCAGTATAAGGCCACTTTTGGAGCCTCTGGTTACACCTGAAACAGTGAAGCCCAATCCTTCAAGGGAGTTGAATGAGTTATGCCAAAAAGAGCATTACATTATGAATAAACCCATCAAGTCCCGCAACAATGGTCTTACTTCAATTACAATAGAGGTCGAAGCTAAAGGACACCTACTCAAGGGTACTGCTATAGACAGAGATAAAAAGATTGCAAAAAAAGTAGCTTGTAAAAAAGTTTTGGAGTCCATGAAAAGATTCGGTTTTACATGGTAA